DNA sequence from the Triticum aestivum cultivar Chinese Spring unplaced genomic scaffold, IWGSC CS RefSeq v2.1 scaffold10991, whole genome shotgun sequence genome:
CATATAAAAGAAATCCAACTAATAAAATAATTATCAAACACTTGTTGGTAGCTGAATAATTTTCCTCTGGAAAGGAACACATACGGTTATAACTGAAAGTGCTACAGATTACATCAATCCCATGTATATAATAGTTGGTAGACTCTGTTTCTCTTCTTGCTAATGGCGTCCGACCTTTAACATGACCTCGAAACTAAAGATAACACCACAATTATAACATAGTGCGGACATGAGCTACCAGAACATTTAGCATTTTCTTGATGGCTGGATCAAGCAAGCAAGATTGCCGTAGACCATCGTTaattcttcttcttgttgatgacCTCCTGAACCATAGGCTGCAGAATCTCAGGCCTCACTGGTTTGGGCACAAAGTCATCAGCACCGGCACACATGAACGCCTCCATGGCGTTATCATCAGCAGACACCCCGCCGATCTTCACATCTGTGGCTCCCATAGCACAGATCTTCACAACAGCCTGTCAAGTAACATGTACAAGAAATATTTTGTCGATGAGGTGACCATCCAATATGTGTTATGTCAAAGCAAAAAAGGAAGATAAAGAAAAGGGAAATTAGCTAAAGTATGTACCTCAGGACCGGTCATTATGGGCATGTCCTTATCACACACAACAATATCAAACTCATTGCCCTCAAGAAACATATCAATAGCTTCTTTCCCATTCTTCGCCAGGGTGATCTCACAATGGAACTTGCGCAGCATGGAGGAGACAACCATGCGTTCAACTGCCATATCATCAACAAGCAATGCCTTGAGGGAGGCTGCCATGATCAGCTAGCTAAAAGAACTGCAAAAAAACATAATTTATAAAGAGTTTAGTTGTTTCTGATCCACACGTTTCATTTATCTCAGCTGATATATAGTAAAATATTTGTTTTTGTAAAATCATACATGCATGCAGATTAAGCTGAGATCAGAGGTATGCACACTTTTTAAATTATTTCTATTTACTAGTTTATTGAATCCTTTATGAGGAGGAAGATATGATGATTTTTTTACCTAGATTACATATATGAGGATAAAAGAACATGAAGAAAAAAATCACAAAGAATTAATTTGGATCGATGACAACAATGGTAGAGATTGTTCCACACATGGATGGATAATTTCTCCACACATAAAAAAAAtctgcatcgttctgatgcagaggccgggtaaaccccttttcaaaaaaaaaacacaaaaaatctGCAACATCATGTTAGATCCATATGCATGGCATCTGCTAACAACAACCAGTGCAACAAGAACACTTTCTTAATTGGTGTCTAGTAATTTATGAAATGAGGGGACAAGAGAAAAACAAAATTGTAGATTGCATATGTGAGCCTATGAGGacaaaaaggaacatcaagaaATAGAGAAAAGGGAACACATAGATACTTTGAAGAAGGAAAATGGAAAGAGAAAAGGAACAAAAGAACATAGCTTATGTGAGCCCATGGTGTACTTTGGATGGCAACAG
Encoded proteins:
- the LOC123176385 gene encoding two-component response regulator ORR42-like; the protein is MAASLKALLVDDMAVERMVVSSMLRKFHCEITLAKNGKEAIDMFLEGNEFDIVVCDKDMPIMTGPEAVVKICAMGATDVKIGGVSADDNAMEAFMCAGADDFVPKPVRPEILQPMVQEVINKKKN